The following coding sequences lie in one Agrobacterium vitis genomic window:
- a CDS encoding efflux RND transporter periplasmic adaptor subunit, with translation MRIAPYFVVLLTGASLAFSGQSSRAQQEEAAALTVAVVKPSERQWAETVPASGWLKPWHEAIIASEISGLRITDVLVDVGSVVAKGQPLVQLADETVLADLRKEEASVETAKADLAKAKANADRARQVRGSGALSDEKVTEYLIAEQTAEASLKSAEATLDSQKIKVSQTKIVAIDDGLITSRSAQLGAVVSSGTELFRMVRQNRVEWQAEVSARHYPHIKEGLAAAIAGPGGRRIEGKVRLVGPTVSTDTGRAIVYVTLPPEDHPPVGIYVTGQIELQSTSALTVPETALVFRDGINYVFTVDKDRRASRVRVETGRRNGGEVEILSGIDRSTSVVKSGGAFLSDKALVRVEGDAQ, from the coding sequence ATGCGAATAGCCCCTTATTTTGTTGTCCTCCTCACGGGGGCAAGCCTCGCATTCTCTGGTCAATCTTCACGCGCGCAGCAAGAAGAAGCTGCGGCCCTCACCGTAGCCGTCGTGAAGCCGTCTGAGCGCCAGTGGGCGGAGACCGTGCCGGCGAGCGGCTGGCTGAAGCCATGGCACGAGGCGATCATCGCATCGGAAATCAGTGGGCTTCGCATCACCGATGTTCTTGTCGATGTCGGCTCGGTGGTCGCGAAGGGTCAGCCGCTTGTTCAGCTGGCGGACGAAACCGTGCTTGCGGATTTGCGCAAAGAGGAGGCGTCGGTTGAGACCGCCAAGGCAGACCTCGCCAAAGCGAAGGCCAATGCCGACCGCGCGCGGCAGGTGCGGGGAAGCGGCGCGCTTTCGGATGAGAAGGTCACGGAATACCTGATCGCCGAGCAGACAGCCGAAGCGAGCCTCAAGTCGGCCGAAGCCACGCTGGACAGCCAGAAGATCAAGGTCAGCCAGACCAAGATCGTCGCGATCGATGACGGGCTGATCACATCCCGCTCCGCCCAACTCGGCGCGGTGGTTTCCTCCGGTACGGAGCTGTTTCGCATGGTCCGGCAAAACCGTGTGGAGTGGCAGGCCGAGGTCTCCGCCCGGCACTATCCTCACATCAAGGAGGGCCTTGCTGCCGCGATTGCCGGTCCCGGCGGCAGGCGCATCGAGGGCAAGGTCAGGCTGGTCGGACCGACGGTCAGCACCGATACGGGTCGCGCGATCGTTTATGTCACGCTGCCACCGGAGGATCATCCTCCTGTCGGCATCTATGTCACCGGACAGATCGAGCTGCAGTCGACAAGCGCCCTCACGGTGCCCGAGACCGCGCTCGTGTTCCGCGACGGCATCAACTACGTCTTTACGGTCGATAAGGATCGGCGCGCCTCTCGCGTGCGCGTCGAGACCGGACGCCGCAATGGGGGCGAGGTGGAGATCCTGTCGGGAATCGATCGATCAACCTCAGTTGTAAAATCCGGTGGCGCATTCCTTTCGGACAAAGCGCTGGTGCGGGTTGAAGGAGATGCGCAATGA
- a CDS encoding efflux RND transporter permease subunit — protein MNFSAWSIRNPVPAILLFALLTVGGLLAFERLAVQNFPDMDLPTVKITATLEGAAPSQLETEVARKIEDNLASLSLLDHITTTITDGSVSISVSFKLEKDSEEALNEVRNAVDSTTDLPAAMESPSVTKVTVQSSPLITYAVRSTRFNETELSWFVDNDMTKALLSVSGVGEVGRIGGIDREVHVDLNPQIMGSLGITAATVSSRLKSVQADSSGGRGEVGGSRQSIRTLGAVASVEDLKALAIPLPSGELVRLDEVGTVTDSFSDRSSLAYLDGQPVIGVQVKRSNGFSDTGVAADIQAAMKMFAAANPDVEIVQAYSTVGPIIENYDGSMHMLYEGAILAVVVVWLFLRDWRATFLSAVALPLSVIPTFLAMYFADFSLNTVTLLALSLVVGILVDDAIVEVENIARHLNMGKSPMDAALEAADEIGLAVIATTFTLVAVFLPTAFMSGIPGLIFRQFGITAAVAVLASLLVARLLTPMMAAYMMKAHPTEEKDGRIMRAYLAVVKACLGHRKLTIFGVCVFLGLSVSAIPLLKSGFLPASDDAQTKVTLTLQPGSTIEQTDAVTRQAAGIIAKLSDVTRVFSSVGTASSGGGLESSTTNDVTSATLVVDLTPIGDRDRKQSEIENAIRQALAVLPGVRVEVGSGGNGTTLEITLASDDSNVLDQAGSALEEQLRTLKGIGAVTSSASLQAPEIQIVPDFTRAAALGVTSESISEAVRVATNGDYSSSMAKLNLPQRQVSIRVRLDPGNRTTLDDIANLRVSGTNGSVDLGSIAEIGIGGSPSEINRIDRSRNITLSVELNGRILGDVNREAQELLALKNLPQGVHLVEQGELQRSSELFESFGIAMAIGVFCIYAVLVLLFHDFLQPLTILMALPLSLGGALLPLIVTGTSFSMPAVIGLLMLMGVVTKNSILLVEYAIMSRRGGMSRFDALVDACHKRARPIIMTTIAMGCGMLPVALSLTGGDGSFRQPMAIVVIGGLLTSTFLSLLVIPVIFTFIDDFLELLKRPFRGRQAKETQPMPAEAG, from the coding sequence ATGAACTTCTCCGCCTGGTCGATCCGCAATCCCGTTCCCGCCATTCTGTTGTTTGCTCTCCTGACGGTGGGCGGCCTGCTCGCCTTCGAGCGGCTTGCGGTCCAGAACTTTCCGGACATGGACCTGCCGACGGTCAAGATTACAGCGACGCTTGAAGGCGCCGCGCCGTCGCAACTGGAGACCGAGGTCGCCCGCAAGATCGAGGACAATCTCGCCTCGCTCAGCCTTCTCGATCATATCACGACGACCATCACGGACGGATCGGTGTCGATCAGCGTCTCCTTCAAGCTGGAGAAGGACAGCGAGGAGGCTCTCAACGAAGTTCGCAACGCGGTGGACAGCACCACCGATCTTCCTGCAGCCATGGAGTCTCCGAGCGTGACGAAAGTCACGGTGCAGAGTTCTCCGCTGATCACCTATGCCGTGCGCTCGACGCGCTTCAACGAAACGGAGCTGTCCTGGTTCGTCGATAACGACATGACCAAGGCGCTTCTTTCTGTATCCGGGGTCGGCGAGGTCGGCCGCATAGGCGGCATCGACCGCGAAGTGCATGTCGATCTCAACCCGCAGATCATGGGATCGCTGGGGATTACGGCCGCGACGGTCTCTTCCCGACTGAAGTCCGTTCAGGCCGACAGCTCGGGCGGTCGTGGCGAAGTTGGCGGCAGCAGGCAATCGATCCGCACGCTGGGGGCCGTCGCCTCGGTGGAGGATCTTAAGGCGCTCGCGATCCCGCTTCCGAGCGGGGAACTGGTGCGCCTCGACGAAGTCGGCACGGTAACGGACAGTTTCTCCGACCGCTCCTCGCTCGCCTATCTTGACGGTCAGCCGGTGATCGGCGTTCAGGTCAAGCGCTCGAACGGCTTTTCGGACACGGGCGTCGCAGCCGACATCCAGGCCGCGATGAAGATGTTCGCGGCCGCCAATCCCGATGTGGAGATCGTCCAGGCCTACAGCACAGTCGGGCCGATCATAGAGAATTACGACGGCTCCATGCACATGCTCTATGAGGGCGCGATTCTCGCTGTTGTGGTCGTCTGGCTGTTCCTGCGTGACTGGCGGGCGACCTTCCTGTCCGCCGTGGCTTTGCCCCTGTCGGTCATCCCGACCTTTCTGGCGATGTACTTCGCTGATTTCAGCCTGAATACCGTGACGCTGCTCGCGCTCTCCCTGGTGGTCGGCATCCTTGTCGACGACGCCATCGTCGAGGTCGAAAACATCGCCCGTCATCTCAACATGGGAAAATCGCCGATGGACGCGGCGCTGGAGGCCGCCGACGAGATCGGCCTTGCTGTCATCGCCACGACCTTCACCCTCGTCGCCGTGTTCCTGCCGACCGCGTTCATGAGTGGCATTCCCGGCCTCATCTTCCGGCAGTTCGGGATCACCGCGGCCGTCGCGGTGCTGGCCTCGTTGCTGGTCGCACGTCTGCTGACGCCAATGATGGCCGCCTACATGATGAAAGCGCATCCGACGGAAGAGAAGGATGGCCGTATCATGCGCGCCTACCTGGCCGTTGTAAAAGCCTGCCTCGGCCACCGGAAGCTGACGATTTTCGGCGTCTGCGTTTTCCTCGGCCTCTCAGTTTCGGCCATCCCTCTTCTCAAATCAGGATTCCTGCCGGCGTCGGACGACGCACAGACGAAAGTCACGCTCACACTGCAGCCGGGAAGCACTATAGAGCAGACAGACGCCGTGACGCGCCAGGCCGCGGGCATCATCGCGAAGCTGTCGGACGTGACCCGTGTGTTCTCCTCGGTCGGCACCGCCTCCTCGGGAGGCGGCCTGGAGTCCTCAACAACAAATGACGTCACTTCAGCAACACTCGTCGTTGATCTGACACCGATCGGAGATCGTGATCGCAAGCAGTCAGAGATCGAAAACGCCATCCGGCAGGCGCTTGCCGTGCTGCCGGGCGTGAGGGTCGAAGTCGGTTCGGGAGGCAACGGAACCACGCTCGAGATCACGCTTGCCAGTGACGACTCCAATGTGCTCGATCAAGCCGGCAGCGCGCTTGAGGAGCAGTTGCGCACTCTCAAGGGCATTGGCGCCGTTACCTCCAGTGCCTCACTCCAGGCCCCGGAGATCCAGATCGTCCCCGATTTTACGCGCGCCGCAGCACTTGGCGTGACGTCGGAGTCGATTTCCGAGGCGGTGCGCGTCGCGACCAATGGCGACTACTCTTCTTCGATGGCAAAGCTCAATCTGCCGCAACGCCAGGTATCGATCCGCGTGCGGCTCGATCCCGGGAACCGCACGACCCTGGACGACATCGCCAATCTCCGCGTCAGCGGGACCAACGGCAGCGTCGATCTCGGTTCCATCGCCGAAATTGGCATCGGCGGCAGCCCGTCGGAAATCAACCGCATCGACCGCTCCCGCAACATCACCCTTTCCGTCGAGCTGAACGGCCGGATTCTTGGCGACGTTAACCGAGAAGCCCAGGAACTACTCGCACTGAAGAACCTTCCGCAGGGCGTCCACCTTGTCGAACAGGGAGAACTGCAGCGCAGCTCTGAATTGTTTGAAAGCTTCGGCATTGCCATGGCCATTGGCGTGTTCTGCATTTACGCCGTGCTGGTTCTTCTCTTCCACGATTTCCTGCAACCACTCACAATCCTCATGGCGTTGCCGCTGTCGCTCGGCGGAGCACTTCTGCCGCTCATTGTCACCGGTACAAGCTTCTCGATGCCAGCGGTGATTGGACTGCTCATGCTGATGGGCGTCGTAACGAAGAATTCCATCTTGCTTGTTGAGTATGCCATCATGTCGAGACGCGGTGGCATGTCGCGATTTGATGCTCTGGTGGATGCGTGCCACAAGCGAGCGCGGCCGATCATCATGACCACGATCGCCATGGGATGCGGCATGCTGCCCGTGGCACTGAGCCTCACCGGCGGCGATGGAAGTTTCAGGCAGCCTATGGCAATCGTCGTGATCGGCGGGCTACTAACCTCGACGTTCCTCAGCCTCCTCGTTATCCCGGTCATCTTCACCTTCATCGATGACTTTCTCGAGCTGCTCAAGCGGCCGT
- a CDS encoding response regulator transcription factor has translation MAKALLIDDDADLTTLLKEYLSEEGFDVATAQDGRAAIVQAASGAADIIVLDIMMPHMNGIDFLQRIRRVSKVPVLMLTVRGDDVDRIAGLNLGADDYVPKPCSPGELAARLKAILRRAGSSGAGISQDALRAGELAIHPGNRTAEWRGKRLGLTGTEFEVLARAGQLVSKQEISKHAFGRPLTPFDRRIDVHLSSVRQKLGTRDDGQSWIETVRGQGYLLLQDG, from the coding sequence ATGGCAAAGGCTCTTCTCATCGACGACGACGCCGATCTCACAACGCTTCTCAAGGAGTATCTCTCCGAAGAGGGCTTCGACGTCGCGACCGCGCAGGACGGGCGCGCCGCGATCGTTCAGGCCGCATCAGGCGCCGCCGACATCATTGTTCTCGACATCATGATGCCACACATGAATGGCATCGACTTCCTGCAACGGATCAGGCGAGTGAGCAAAGTGCCCGTTCTTATGCTGACGGTCCGGGGCGACGACGTGGACCGCATCGCCGGGCTCAATCTCGGCGCCGACGATTATGTGCCAAAGCCATGCTCCCCCGGCGAGCTCGCGGCAAGGCTGAAGGCCATATTGCGCCGGGCCGGCTCCTCTGGCGCCGGCATCTCGCAGGACGCGCTCCGGGCTGGAGAATTGGCCATCCATCCGGGAAACAGGACGGCGGAATGGCGCGGAAAGCGTCTGGGACTGACAGGCACTGAGTTCGAGGTGCTTGCCCGTGCCGGTCAGCTCGTCTCCAAGCAGGAAATATCAAAGCACGCCTTCGGACGCCCCCTGACGCCGTTCGACCGGCGGATCGACGTTCACCTGAGCAGCGTCCGCCAGAAGCTCGGCACCAGGGATGACGGCCAATCCTGGATAGAAACGGTGCGGGGACAGGGCTATCTACTCCTGCAAGATGGATGA
- a CDS encoding efflux transporter outer membrane subunit — MKIAFRKRSNPPLAVTLCLLLSGCATFAELQPSDVKVANVWHATLPHGGNASSLLSWWSTFNDPSLTALIGYAQEENPSLASATAEIDKARATLASARSSLFPGLDGSASVTRSGTDGDAANRITASTASSGGLDASWEIDLFGKTRQTSEAARVRVDKQIANWHDARVSLAAEVADYYVQYKACRQLENVYSVELASQRETIRATETAATSGFTSTADLALARASAASSSSTLTAQKAECEVLVKSLAEVTGGDEARVRQLLAKGKAGIPAPKTFKPAAVPAEALRQRPDIGALELELAASIADVGAAKADLYPSLSLGGSVTVSSSTLTGGSLPWSFGPALTIPLLDGGSRRAAVRSAIADYDTAVANYKSGVLSAVSEVEIALVRVDSTRRRIGDASSAARNYRSYFTSIDSNWRAGGASLLDREEARRSAQSAEISLIEIRRDAVRYWIALYKALGGGWNADAVTPAQRQTKSQGNSL; from the coding sequence ATGAAAATCGCATTCAGAAAAAGATCCAACCCGCCTTTGGCGGTCACGCTCTGCCTGCTCCTGTCCGGTTGCGCGACATTCGCGGAGCTTCAACCATCCGACGTCAAGGTAGCGAATGTCTGGCATGCCACCCTGCCGCATGGCGGCAATGCATCAAGCCTCTTGTCGTGGTGGTCGACCTTCAACGACCCGTCGCTGACAGCACTCATCGGCTACGCCCAGGAGGAGAATCCGAGCCTTGCCTCGGCCACCGCCGAGATCGACAAGGCGCGCGCAACGCTGGCTTCCGCGCGATCGAGTCTGTTTCCCGGACTGGACGGCTCGGCCTCGGTCACACGGTCCGGCACTGATGGTGACGCTGCCAACCGTATTACCGCCTCGACAGCGTCAAGCGGCGGCCTGGACGCTTCGTGGGAAATCGATCTGTTCGGTAAAACGCGGCAAACGAGCGAAGCAGCGCGTGTTCGGGTCGATAAGCAGATCGCCAACTGGCACGACGCACGGGTCTCTCTCGCCGCCGAGGTGGCCGACTACTATGTCCAGTACAAGGCCTGTCGGCAGCTCGAGAATGTCTACAGCGTCGAACTCGCCTCGCAACGGGAAACGATCCGTGCTACGGAAACGGCTGCGACATCGGGCTTCACCTCCACCGCCGATCTCGCTCTGGCGCGGGCGAGTGCCGCCTCATCCTCCTCGACACTGACGGCGCAAAAGGCCGAATGCGAGGTCCTGGTCAAGTCACTGGCGGAGGTCACCGGTGGTGACGAGGCAAGGGTCCGGCAATTGCTGGCCAAAGGCAAGGCTGGCATCCCGGCGCCGAAGACCTTCAAACCCGCGGCAGTGCCGGCAGAAGCGTTGCGGCAACGTCCGGACATCGGGGCACTCGAACTGGAACTGGCCGCGTCCATTGCCGATGTAGGCGCGGCAAAGGCAGATCTCTATCCAAGCCTGAGCCTTGGCGGTTCCGTGACGGTCAGCAGCTCGACATTGACCGGTGGATCCCTGCCCTGGTCCTTCGGCCCGGCGCTGACCATTCCCCTGCTGGACGGCGGATCACGACGCGCTGCCGTCAGGAGCGCAATCGCCGATTACGACACAGCGGTCGCCAACTACAAGTCCGGCGTGCTGAGCGCTGTTTCCGAGGTGGAAATCGCGCTCGTTCGGGTCGACAGCACTCGCAGGCGGATCGGCGACGCGAGCAGTGCAGCCCGCAATTACCGCAGTTACTTTACCTCCATCGACTCAAACTGGCGCGCAGGCGGTGCCAGCCTGCTGGATCGGGAGGAGGCCCGGCGGTCGGCGCAGTCTGCGGAAATCTCGCTCATCGAAATCCGGCGCGATGCGGTGCGCTACTGGATTGCCCTCTACAAGGCGCTGGGCGGAGGCTGGAACGCCGATGCCGTTACCCCGGCGCAGCGCCAAACGAAATCACAAGGAAATTCTCTCTGA
- a CDS encoding histidine kinase dimerization/phospho-acceptor domain-containing protein, whose protein sequence is MRNVVVGDACYRATVIAQEPGVVAETWPKLVPLASALIASAISAIWLARYLIRPVAHLRHGLSALAYGRFNVRIGDKMDGRKDEVTALAHDFDASAARLQELQEVQQRPFHDVSHELRLPLSRLQAAIGVLRQNPSKLEIMMDRMGGEIERIDGMVGEILTLARLTAGSGSNVVQTLDLMDLLNGIIEDAALEGQARCPMTAPPPSSPRSTGS, encoded by the coding sequence ATGCGCAACGTCGTTGTCGGTGACGCTTGCTACCGCGCGACGGTCATCGCGCAGGAACCAGGAGTTGTCGCGGAGACCTGGCCGAAGCTGGTGCCCTTGGCATCGGCCCTGATCGCAAGCGCGATCTCCGCCATCTGGCTCGCTCGCTATCTCATTCGTCCTGTCGCCCACCTCCGTCACGGCCTGAGCGCTCTCGCCTATGGCCGGTTCAACGTCCGCATCGGTGACAAAATGGACGGTCGGAAGGACGAGGTAACCGCTCTGGCTCATGACTTCGACGCCAGTGCCGCGCGCCTGCAGGAACTTCAGGAGGTCCAACAACGCCCGTTTCACGACGTGTCCCATGAACTGCGCTTGCCGCTGTCCCGCCTTCAGGCGGCCATTGGGGTGCTGCGGCAGAATCCTTCGAAGCTTGAGATAATGATGGACCGCATGGGCGGTGAGATTGAGCGCATCGACGGGATGGTTGGCGAGATCCTCACCCTCGCGCGATTGACCGCCGGCTCCGGTAGCAACGTCGTTCAAACTCTCGATCTGATGGATCTGCTGAATGGGATCATCGAAGACGCGGCTTTGGAGGGACAGGCGCGGTGTCCCATGACGGCTCCGCCACCTTCATCGCCGAGGTCAACGGGGAGCTAA